A section of the Cuniculiplasma divulgatum genome encodes:
- a CDS encoding MFS transporter — protein sequence MSFGGFATTLPQFIAIRAVQGLGMGMFPVAYALLNDQVPRENLALAQGIVSSTFTGGAAVGLVLGAYITQYFGWQWSYHSAIPVAFGLFIASIYIIKDYAPRHRETVDFGGVAALAGSVILLILGLSEGQYWGWDSPSTIGVFAVSILAFVAFIYVERKVSMPFVSLKLLRIRNVFLANMAGMFAMAGMFFLFYTVPTMLQDPEPAGFGVSIITSGLTLLPAALASMVFAPLSARITTNRGPKVAILIGSVILFLSYLALLFNRQTTLSILEDATVLGISLSFIFVGVINILLVSTPPGEAGVSTGMNTVFRNIGTSIAPAIGGVLETTYTLPVLVGVLNVKIAGLPFMPVYENFPYSLSFEYIYLVGMVFLVLTVIFALYMKNVTFGKNGEINE from the coding sequence ATCTCATTTGGAGGCTTTGCAACAACACTGCCGCAGTTCATTGCAATAAGGGCTGTCCAGGGTCTTGGTATGGGGATGTTTCCCGTTGCGTATGCCCTTCTTAATGATCAGGTTCCACGTGAGAATCTGGCACTTGCGCAGGGCATAGTGAGTTCCACCTTCACTGGGGGCGCTGCAGTAGGACTTGTACTGGGTGCCTATATCACGCAGTATTTCGGCTGGCAGTGGTCATACCATTCTGCTATACCAGTTGCTTTCGGTCTCTTCATTGCCTCTATTTACATAATCAAAGACTACGCACCTCGCCACAGGGAAACAGTGGACTTTGGAGGCGTAGCTGCCCTTGCTGGTTCAGTAATATTGCTGATTCTAGGCCTTTCTGAGGGACAGTACTGGGGATGGGATTCCCCATCAACCATCGGAGTATTTGCTGTATCGATCCTGGCATTCGTGGCGTTCATCTATGTGGAGCGGAAGGTTTCAATGCCTTTCGTGAGCCTGAAGCTCCTCAGGATAAGAAATGTTTTTCTTGCCAACATGGCCGGAATGTTTGCAATGGCTGGAATGTTCTTCCTCTTCTATACAGTTCCCACAATGCTGCAGGACCCTGAACCTGCAGGTTTCGGGGTTTCAATCATAACTTCCGGGCTGACTCTCCTGCCTGCTGCACTTGCTTCAATGGTATTTGCACCTCTTTCTGCCAGGATAACAACAAACCGTGGCCCGAAAGTTGCAATACTCATTGGTTCAGTAATACTTTTCCTGTCGTATCTTGCACTTCTCTTCAACCGCCAGACAACACTATCCATACTTGAAGACGCAACAGTACTGGGAATCAGCCTTTCCTTCATTTTCGTTGGGGTCATAAACATCCTGCTTGTGTCCACTCCACCCGGGGAAGCTGGAGTATCCACAGGAATGAACACGGTTTTCAGGAACATAGGGACCTCCATTGCTCCCGCAATTGGCGGTGTTCTTGAGACCACTTACACGCTTCCTGTTCTCGTGGGAGTATTGAACGTGAAGATTGCAGGTCTTCCCTTCATGCCTGTATATGAAAACTTCCCC
- a CDS encoding IS1634 family transposase — translation MTFTRRLPKGKNIYVYRVTNHRIKGTKEVKQDSVYLGKEITVDGKTVIQEPKKRIMVRRLLESAPYIMYRYAEDFGIINDFIPAISGFTSMREAARRIVVLAAMDMFGSAGSIEMHTGIRDGTVKENRDLVDFIGSESPHIAAVLQKAISKRIVKEFGSSGIVYDLSAIRYYGKDNDLAEYGHYYDSNGENREINFVLAVTGDSGIPVHHRIMPGNIVSVSAISNLVMELKDFGIRSVMIVMDRGFYSESNVKELQDHGIIASVPGTLSVYTDLLKKSSGIESSRNYMQYGEDTIFHRSFMINKMRYIVYYSAMRKAEGIESFYSRLSEAEKRLRGMMAVKFSSRNDMIRSVTESVRGMGRYITLKFTGSTFTYSLKHRAIQSHTSRMGFFILLTNTKISEADILQIYRRKDVVEKAFMHSKSVMEPLYARTEEGTRARVFLSILGYAIMAMIAYRCGLTYNRTLETIRGIKEVVYANGSHSTVELTKDQKTLLEKLSIEL, via the coding sequence ATGACATTCACCCGGAGGCTTCCAAAGGGAAAAAACATCTACGTTTACCGTGTGACAAACCACAGGATAAAGGGAACAAAGGAAGTGAAACAGGATTCTGTGTATCTTGGAAAGGAGATTACCGTGGATGGAAAAACCGTGATACAGGAACCGAAGAAGCGGATCATGGTTAGGAGGCTTCTCGAATCTGCGCCATACATAATGTACCGATATGCGGAGGATTTCGGAATAATAAATGATTTCATACCTGCCATAAGCGGTTTCACCAGCATGAGGGAGGCAGCCAGGAGAATCGTTGTACTGGCTGCAATGGACATGTTCGGTTCCGCCGGTTCCATTGAAATGCATACGGGCATAAGGGACGGCACAGTGAAGGAGAACCGTGATCTGGTGGATTTCATCGGTTCTGAAAGTCCACATATTGCAGCAGTCCTTCAGAAAGCCATATCAAAACGCATAGTGAAGGAGTTCGGATCCTCAGGCATAGTATATGATCTCAGTGCAATACGATACTACGGAAAGGATAATGATCTTGCAGAGTACGGTCATTACTATGATTCCAACGGGGAGAACAGGGAGATCAACTTTGTTCTGGCAGTGACAGGGGATTCCGGAATACCGGTGCACCACAGGATCATGCCCGGCAACATAGTGTCGGTTTCAGCCATCAGCAATCTTGTGATGGAACTGAAGGATTTCGGCATCCGTTCAGTGATGATTGTCATGGACAGGGGTTTCTATTCTGAATCCAACGTGAAGGAACTCCAGGATCACGGCATAATCGCTTCAGTCCCCGGTACGCTTTCCGTATATACGGATCTCCTGAAGAAGTCCTCGGGCATAGAGAGCTCCAGGAACTACATGCAGTATGGTGAGGATACAATATTCCACAGGTCCTTCATGATCAATAAGATGCGTTACATTGTGTACTACAGCGCAATGAGGAAAGCGGAGGGCATAGAATCATTCTACTCAAGGCTCTCGGAGGCAGAGAAAAGGCTCAGGGGCATGATGGCTGTGAAGTTCAGCAGCAGGAACGACATGATTCGGTCCGTCACGGAATCTGTCAGGGGCATGGGAAGGTACATAACGCTTAAATTCACCGGATCAACATTCACATATTCACTGAAGCACAGAGCAATACAGTCACACACATCACGCATGGGATTCTTCATACTACTCACAAACACCAAGATCAGTGAGGCGGATATCCTGCAGATATACAGAAGGAAGGATGTGGTTGAGAAGGCATTCATGCATTCAAAATCCGTAATGGAACCCCTGTATGCACGTACAGAGGAGGGGACAAGGGCGAGGGTGTTCCTCTCCATTCTCGGGTATGCAATCATGGCAATGATTGCATACAGGTGCGGCCTGACATACAACCGGACTCTGGAAACCATAAGGGGCATCAAGGAGGTTGTCTACGCCAATGGCTCCCACAGTACTGTGGAACTCACAAAGGATCAGAAAACACTGCTGGAGAAACTTTCAATTGAACTGTAG
- a CDS encoding MFS transporter gives MAFTRRAKETIALMSIMGILITYVETMVTPALPVLVKFFDTNYDQLSWIITAYILMGTVSAAIFGRLADIYGKKRIFVLLAGIYTLATYLCPILTLQFN, from the coding sequence ATGGCATTCACGAGGAGAGCAAAGGAAACCATTGCTTTGATGTCAATAATGGGGATTCTCATTACATATGTAGAAACAATGGTAACGCCTGCTCTTCCGGTTCTGGTAAAATTTTTTGACACCAACTATGACCAGCTATCATGGATAATAACGGCTTACATCCTTATGGGAACAGTCTCCGCAGCCATATTCGGCAGGCTTGCTGACATATATGGAAAGAAAAGGATATTTGTTCTTCTGGCGGGTATCTATACTCTCGCAACCTATCTTTGCCCTATTTTAACACTACAGTTCAATTGA
- a CDS encoding rhodanese-like domain-containing protein encodes MISRKVEELNPWEFFEAMDQEDNGKVLVVDVREMDEYIGDLGHIRGSMNIPLGELPKHLEMLRNHGRIAFVCNTGDRSYFACRYLMDNGINQVLHLKGGLVQWHLSGLDVDYE; translated from the coding sequence ATGATCTCCAGAAAAGTTGAAGAGCTGAATCCATGGGAATTCTTTGAGGCAATGGATCAGGAAGATAATGGCAAGGTCCTTGTGGTTGATGTCAGGGAGATGGATGAATACATTGGGGATCTTGGTCATATTAGAGGATCGATGAACATTCCGCTAGGTGAACTCCCAAAACATCTGGAAATGCTGAGAAACCATGGACGAATCGCATTCGTATGCAACACAGGAGACAGAAGCTATTTTGCATGCAGGTATCTGATGGACAACGGGATCAATCAGGTACTGCACCTGAAGGGAGGACTTGTGCAATGGCACCTCTCCGGTCTGGATGTGGATTATGAATGA
- a CDS encoding DUF4147 domain-containing protein — protein MNEKIIRNMSSLAVTEPGKKILDAVEETMGRLDPSRIVRDFLSFFSEGDIPEDVRIIGFGKASAKMMAGALEVLRKPAYAGIIIPNGMEQPDLPREVQVLRGSHPILDSSSIESTRKVLNNMKELNEASVAIVLISGGGSALFELPVEGISVQDFASVSKCVMNSGGSIQELNGIRYTMSQVKGGKLARFLYPARVTALIISDVPGDDISVIASGPLVPPDMPENLLRENLERFSALCPDLARVKDKLDLNLPESYDGIFRKVQNRIILKNSDFVDSIANILREDGSVVRVLYEPVTGDVHKVSHFFVETARTMYADLHRPFFLVAGGETTVTVHGNGIGGRNCQLSVMVSALFSRDEEFAFASLGTDGIDGVSPAMGGITDSVFRNRVTEKEVEASLDKNDTFTLLDKYRSAVISGFTGNNVSDIFICYYAGNSAPSGN, from the coding sequence ATGAATGAAAAAATCATCAGGAACATGTCATCTCTGGCGGTGACAGAGCCAGGAAAAAAAATACTTGATGCAGTGGAAGAAACAATGGGCCGACTTGACCCTTCAAGGATTGTAAGGGATTTCCTGAGTTTCTTCTCAGAAGGTGATATCCCTGAGGACGTTAGAATAATTGGCTTTGGCAAGGCATCAGCAAAAATGATGGCCGGAGCCTTGGAAGTCCTGCGTAAGCCGGCTTATGCCGGCATAATCATTCCAAATGGAATGGAACAGCCTGATCTTCCCAGAGAGGTTCAGGTACTCCGGGGCAGCCATCCAATTCTGGATTCCTCCAGCATTGAATCAACCAGAAAGGTCCTCAACAATATGAAAGAACTGAATGAGGCGTCGGTTGCCATAGTGCTCATATCAGGTGGTGGATCAGCCCTTTTCGAGCTTCCGGTTGAGGGCATAAGTGTGCAGGATTTCGCTTCAGTATCAAAATGCGTCATGAACTCTGGTGGAAGCATCCAGGAATTGAATGGAATACGATATACGATGTCGCAGGTGAAGGGAGGAAAGCTGGCGAGATTCCTTTATCCTGCAAGAGTCACGGCGCTGATCATCTCGGATGTACCCGGAGACGATATCTCTGTAATCGCATCCGGACCACTGGTTCCTCCAGATATGCCAGAAAATTTGCTCCGGGAGAACCTTGAAAGGTTTTCAGCTCTCTGTCCTGATCTGGCCCGAGTGAAAGATAAGCTGGACCTGAACCTTCCCGAAAGTTACGATGGGATTTTCAGAAAGGTACAGAACAGGATCATACTCAAGAACTCAGATTTCGTCGACTCAATAGCGAATATCCTGAGGGAAGATGGAAGTGTGGTAAGGGTACTGTACGAGCCAGTCACTGGCGATGTTCATAAGGTCAGCCATTTTTTCGTGGAAACAGCAAGAACAATGTATGCCGATCTACACAGACCATTCTTTCTGGTGGCCGGCGGAGAGACTACAGTTACAGTTCACGGAAACGGCATAGGCGGAAGGAACTGCCAGCTTTCAGTGATGGTCAGTGCCCTCTTCAGCAGGGATGAAGAATTTGCATTTGCAAGCCTTGGTACTGATGGAATCGACGGAGTGAGCCCTGCCATGGGCGGCATCACTGACAGTGTCTTCAGGAATAGGGTCACAGAAAAGGAAGTGGAGGCATCCCTGGATAAGAATGATACCTTTACCCTGCTGGATAAATACAGGTCTGCAGTGATATCTGGTTTTACCGGCAATAATGTGTCTGATATATTCATATGCTATTATGCAGGAAACAGTGCTCCCAGCGGTAATTGA
- a CDS encoding methyltransferase domain-containing protein encodes MIYILYSRTTSGTLDTEKRTATVKGKDHHLDPGLEVLPGDSISVGGERFVVKNPGPYDFSSATKRVAQIIQPWDAGVILSYSTIGPGSNVLESGIGSGSLSYQILRAIGETGSLTSVEINPSYIKLARENVARLLRDAIIRRWTTVEGDISEYRADEKFDSCILDVPEPWVALRNVSALLKTGAVLCFYCPTFNQTEKTVNALDSSGFHFLDSFEILSRKILVRNNATRPDNDVIGHTAFLSFALKLSGISVKA; translated from the coding sequence TTGATATATATTCTTTATTCCCGGACCACATCCGGTACACTGGACACAGAGAAGAGAACGGCAACAGTAAAAGGAAAGGATCATCATTTAGATCCCGGTCTGGAAGTGCTTCCCGGTGATTCAATTTCAGTCGGTGGAGAAAGATTTGTGGTTAAAAATCCCGGGCCTTATGATTTTTCGTCTGCAACAAAAAGGGTCGCACAGATTATTCAGCCATGGGATGCGGGAGTAATTCTGTCATATTCAACAATAGGTCCAGGTTCAAATGTGCTAGAATCAGGCATTGGAAGTGGATCACTTTCTTACCAGATACTGAGAGCTATTGGCGAAACAGGTTCACTGACATCCGTTGAGATCAATCCGTCATACATTAAACTGGCCAGGGAAAATGTAGCACGCCTCCTGCGGGACGCCATAATAAGAAGATGGACAACAGTTGAGGGTGATATCTCAGAGTATCGGGCTGATGAGAAGTTCGACTCCTGTATACTTGATGTACCAGAACCTTGGGTGGCCTTAAGAAATGTTTCTGCATTACTGAAAACTGGGGCCGTACTCTGTTTCTACTGCCCTACTTTCAACCAGACTGAGAAGACAGTTAATGCACTGGATTCATCGGGCTTCCACTTTCTGGATTCCTTTGAAATTCTCAGCAGGAAAATACTTGTCAGAAACAATGCAACGAGGCCAGATAATGATGTAATCGGGCATACTGCATTTCTTTCCTTCGCGCTGAAGCTTTCCGGAATTTCAGTGAAGGCCTGA
- a CDS encoding winged helix-turn-helix domain-containing protein: protein MEVAEFSSKRKAPISSDEIMFNLDDWELETNFSIMGSSKIIHQFDYALVSAHDRSEIIPIAVLTGTKQERMEAIVLLHLRTKDLSLTRKFAISGSTVTPYENFLSGMFSVPVIKAVVLANDDKIVRISYDGINSKSSVIAEIPKPITKKHEHEDTESEISMKDEIAMRHRRDHTMIMHDILSLARTYGDLGITKIIYKCNLNYRSALRAVNELLDNKLLEISDNGGAKQKYKITTEGLSMLEEIRHFTFARD from the coding sequence TTGGAAGTAGCTGAATTTTCATCAAAGAGGAAGGCGCCAATCAGTTCCGATGAAATCATGTTTAATTTGGATGACTGGGAACTGGAAACGAATTTCAGCATCATGGGATCAAGCAAAATCATTCACCAGTTTGACTATGCTCTCGTCTCCGCACATGATCGTTCAGAGATTATCCCGATTGCAGTTCTTACAGGAACAAAACAGGAGAGAATGGAGGCCATCGTTCTTCTGCATCTCAGGACAAAAGATCTCTCGCTCACCAGAAAATTTGCCATATCCGGATCGACCGTGACCCCATATGAGAACTTCCTTTCTGGAATGTTCTCCGTTCCGGTCATAAAGGCGGTGGTTCTTGCGAATGATGATAAAATAGTAAGAATTTCCTATGACGGTATAAACAGCAAAAGTTCAGTTATCGCGGAAATTCCAAAGCCAATAACAAAGAAGCATGAGCATGAGGATACAGAATCGGAAATATCAATGAAAGACGAAATAGCAATGAGGCACCGGAGAGACCACACCATGATCATGCATGATATTCTTTCGCTGGCAAGAACATACGGGGATCTGGGGATTACAAAGATAATATACAAGTGCAATCTGAACTACAGGTCTGCTCTCCGCGCTGTCAATGAACTGCTGGACAACAAGCTACTTGAAATCTCGGACAATGGCGGCGCAAAACAGAAATACAAAATAACGACGGAAGGTCTCTCAATGCTGGAAGAGATCCGACACTTTACATTTGCCAGAGATTAA
- a CDS encoding DUF211 domain-containing protein — protein MTVRRVILDVDKALNRPTLLELASAIEKVQGVEAVNVSVTEMDMETMGTIITVEGNGIDFSELINSIEETGSVIHSVDEIVVGKRIIESIRRDE, from the coding sequence ATGACCGTAAGAAGAGTAATTCTGGATGTAGACAAGGCGCTTAACCGCCCCACGCTTCTTGAACTTGCCTCAGCAATAGAGAAGGTGCAGGGAGTTGAAGCAGTGAATGTCAGTGTTACAGAGATGGATATGGAGACCATGGGCACCATCATAACTGTTGAAGGAAACGGCATTGATTTCTCCGAGCTGATAAATTCAATCGAAGAAACTGGATCAGTAATTCATTCTGTGGACGAGATTGTGGTGGGAAAGAGAATCATAGAAAGCATAAGAAGAGATGAATAA
- the amrS gene encoding AmmeMemoRadiSam system radical SAM enzyme — translation MKKASLYRKNADETITCTACKRYCRLHPGQTGFCGVRTFRGKDLFLDVYGLPYAINIDPIEKKPVLHAYPNSRIYSFGTSGCDFACKFCQNYDMSQRREMIGIEMGPDEIIRDALKKGCAGIAYTYNEPTIFTEFAHDVGMMAHRNGLFNIYVTNGYETPESMGMISEFLDFATVDFKGNASVDFYRRFMSVPDPSFIYDTIRLFRDAGIHVEITDLVVPEVGDDLELAAEMIRKVMEILGDEVPISFLRYHPDYKMAIPPTPVETLIRHYRMAKELGVKYAYVGNVPGIHQQNTYCPNCGEMIIKRDFMKTIWVHLTADGKCPVCNTPIPVVVGKYHPVRLPAVSHGGVS, via the coding sequence ATGAAAAAGGCAAGCCTTTACAGGAAAAATGCAGATGAGACCATTACCTGCACAGCATGCAAGAGATACTGCAGACTCCATCCTGGCCAGACCGGATTCTGTGGCGTGCGAACATTCCGCGGAAAGGACCTGTTTCTTGATGTATACGGTCTCCCCTACGCCATAAACATTGACCCCATAGAGAAAAAACCTGTACTCCATGCATATCCGAATTCACGTATCTATTCATTTGGCACATCAGGATGCGACTTTGCTTGCAAATTCTGCCAGAACTATGACATGAGCCAGAGAAGGGAAATGATCGGCATAGAAATGGGGCCTGATGAAATAATCAGGGATGCTTTGAAGAAGGGATGTGCAGGCATAGCATATACCTATAATGAGCCAACCATATTCACCGAATTTGCACACGATGTTGGTATGATGGCCCACAGAAATGGCCTCTTCAATATATATGTGACAAATGGTTATGAAACACCTGAATCCATGGGCATGATCTCGGAGTTCCTGGACTTTGCCACCGTGGATTTCAAAGGGAATGCCTCTGTGGACTTCTACAGGAGGTTCATGTCGGTCCCTGATCCATCCTTCATATATGATACAATTCGTCTCTTCCGGGATGCGGGGATTCATGTGGAAATCACAGACCTTGTTGTTCCCGAGGTTGGGGATGACCTGGAACTGGCGGCAGAGATGATCCGTAAAGTAATGGAAATCCTGGGTGATGAAGTACCAATAAGTTTCCTCAGGTACCATCCTGATTACAAGATGGCTATCCCTCCGACCCCTGTTGAGACACTCATAAGGCATTACAGGATGGCGAAGGAACTGGGTGTGAAGTATGCTTACGTCGGGAACGTCCCCGGCATCCATCAGCAAAACACCTACTGTCCCAATTGTGGAGAAATGATCATCAAGAGGGATTTCATGAAAACCATATGGGTTCACCTCACAGCTGACGGAAAATGCCCTGTTTGCAATACACCAATACCTGTGGTTGTTGGGAAGTATCATCCAGTGAGACTACCAGCAGTTTCTCATGGGGGAGTTTCCTGA
- the amrB gene encoding AmmeMemoRadiSam system protein B: MQDDRSPSVSGAFYPSDPEQLRDSINSMISLVQVQNSVDPEKLIGVIVPHAGYVYSGQTAAYAYSLLKNSSAGDFVIIGPNHSSYPPETSIYPGGAWITPLGRCPVNANEAEEIRNLVRGSKLDEKAHRKEHSVEVQLPFLQYMFDGNFTFVPIIMGDQRLEMATYLSDGLSSLGKLPMIIASSDLTHYEPLETARRKDRMLLDAVESLDLHRFYRTLEQNVITACGYGAIATLMSVTAKLGGRMHVLNYSTSYETSGESYSVVGYSAIAAYLE, encoded by the coding sequence ATGCAGGATGATCGATCTCCCTCCGTAAGCGGCGCATTCTATCCCTCAGACCCGGAACAGTTGCGAGATTCAATAAACTCCATGATATCCCTGGTTCAAGTTCAGAATTCAGTTGACCCGGAAAAGCTGATCGGTGTGATTGTTCCCCATGCAGGTTACGTCTATTCCGGCCAGACGGCAGCATATGCATATTCCCTTTTGAAAAACTCTTCTGCAGGAGACTTTGTAATCATAGGACCAAACCATTCATCCTATCCACCTGAGACTTCTATTTATCCGGGAGGTGCATGGATAACTCCCCTTGGAAGATGCCCGGTCAATGCCAATGAGGCAGAAGAAATAAGAAACTTAGTCCGGGGATCAAAACTGGATGAGAAGGCACACAGGAAAGAGCACTCCGTTGAAGTTCAGCTTCCTTTTCTTCAATACATGTTTGATGGAAATTTTACCTTCGTGCCAATCATAATGGGAGACCAGAGGCTGGAAATGGCCACATATCTGTCAGATGGCCTCTCATCTCTTGGGAAGCTCCCCATGATAATTGCGTCTTCAGACCTGACACATTATGAGCCGCTTGAAACCGCCAGAAGAAAGGACAGGATGCTTCTTGATGCAGTTGAATCCCTTGATCTTCACAGATTCTACCGAACGCTTGAACAGAATGTCATCACTGCATGCGGTTATGGTGCTATTGCCACCCTGATGTCGGTAACTGCGAAACTTGGCGGCAGGATGCATGTCCTGAACTACTCAACATCCTATGAGACGTCCGGAGAGAGCTACAGCGTTGTGGGTTATTCTGCCATTGCGGCTTATCTGGAATAG
- the amrA gene encoding AmmeMemoRadiSam system protein A produces MNMQGDVSEEFLENLSEVDGVKLRDIAITAIRSNLSGMAYHPRIDDPVLKKKAGVFVTLKNRGELRGCIGYIYPTFEIWDATRRAAVLAASEDPRFRSVSKSELDNIEVEITVLGPLEPMKSKDIQNLKIGKEGLMVVSPVASGVLLPQVATENGFGSLEFLEATCEKAGLSSNAWKDSSVSIYKFSAVVL; encoded by the coding sequence ATGAACATGCAGGGTGACGTATCCGAGGAGTTTCTTGAAAACCTCAGTGAGGTTGACGGAGTCAAACTCAGAGACATAGCCATAACTGCCATCAGGTCGAATCTCTCCGGCATGGCATACCATCCACGGATCGATGACCCAGTTCTGAAAAAGAAAGCAGGAGTATTTGTAACGCTGAAGAACAGGGGGGAACTGAGGGGATGCATTGGCTACATATATCCCACATTTGAGATCTGGGATGCCACAAGGCGGGCTGCGGTTCTGGCTGCCTCGGAAGATCCAAGATTCAGGTCGGTATCAAAATCTGAGCTGGATAACATTGAGGTGGAGATCACGGTACTCGGCCCCTTGGAGCCCATGAAGTCCAAGGATATTCAGAATCTTAAGATAGGCAAGGAAGGGCTGATGGTTGTGAGCCCTGTGGCTTCAGGGGTACTGCTTCCACAGGTTGCCACGGAGAATGGTTTTGGCTCTCTTGAATTTCTTGAGGCTACCTGTGAGAAGGCAGGGCTCAGTTCCAACGCTTGGAAGGATTCCTCAGTATCCATATATAAATTTTCAGCAGTTGTCCTTTGA
- a CDS encoding NAD-dependent epimerase/dehydratase family protein → MKNKTVIVTGGAGFIGTNLVEKLVNDNEVIVIDNLHTGSNQNLKEFESENLKVINDDAKSIARLDVDADTVFHLGFYSASPMYRDNPMLVSEVVAGMTAVLEYAKEHGSGVVFSSTSSIYNGVKPPHREDIIPDVTDLYTEGRIASERLGLLYQKLHGVNVSAMRFFSVYGYHELSKGGYANLATQFLWAMKKNQAPVIYGDGEQRRDFIFAGDVADALIKAADIKGFEIFNVGYGKNYSLNELVEKLNKMLGKNIKPEYIPMPVKNYVMETLADTTKMKGKLGFTPKIALDQGLELINRYYK, encoded by the coding sequence ATGAAAAACAAGACAGTTATAGTGACCGGTGGAGCCGGTTTCATAGGGACGAACCTGGTGGAAAAACTTGTTAATGACAATGAGGTAATAGTAATAGATAATCTCCACACGGGGTCAAACCAGAACCTGAAGGAATTTGAATCAGAGAACCTGAAGGTTATCAACGATGACGCGAAATCCATTGCCAGACTTGATGTGGATGCCGATACGGTTTTCCATCTGGGATTTTACTCTGCATCACCCATGTACAGGGACAACCCGATGCTTGTATCAGAGGTTGTTGCCGGCATGACCGCCGTTCTCGAATACGCAAAGGAACATGGTTCTGGCGTGGTTTTCTCATCCACATCATCAATATACAATGGTGTAAAACCACCGCACAGGGAAGACATCATACCTGATGTCACTGATCTCTACACTGAAGGAAGGATTGCCTCTGAGAGGCTTGGTCTCCTCTACCAGAAACTTCATGGAGTCAATGTGTCTGCAATGCGTTTCTTTTCAGTTTACGGTTATCATGAACTGTCAAAGGGAGGATATGCCAACCTTGCCACGCAGTTCCTCTGGGCAATGAAGAAAAATCAGGCACCTGTCATTTATGGTGATGGCGAGCAAAGAAGGGACTTCATCTTTGCCGGAGATGTTGCAGATGCTCTGATCAAGGCCGCTGACATTAAGGGCTTTGAGATATTTAATGTGGGATATGGAAAGAATTACAGCCTCAATGAGCTTGTTGAAAAACTTAACAAGATGCTTGGGAAGAATATCAAGCCAGAGTACATACCCATGCCGGTTAAGAACTACGTCATGGAGACGCTTGCCGACACTACCAAGATGAAGGGCAAACTGGGATTCACTCCAAAGATTGCACTTGACCAGGGCCTTGAGCTCATCAACCGCTACTATAAGTGA